In Sphingobacterium sp. SRCM116780, the genomic stretch TTGGTCACTACGAATTAGGGAAACAATTAAAAGGCAATGATCGCGAGGAGATTGTCTCATATTATAAATCGGGAATAGAAGAGGTTTTTACTCGAGCAAAAGAAAATGCATTTTATAGAGGTGTTCCTTTTATTTGGTGCAGCAACAATTTGACTGTTTCTTTTGCTATACAATGTTTATGGTATAAAGAGTTGACAGATGATGCTCAATTTGATGAATTAGCACAAGCAAATATAGATTGGTTATTTGGTACCAATCCTTGGGGAACAAGTATGGTATATGGTTTGCCTGCGTGGGGAGATACTCCAGTAAATCCACATTCTGCTTTTACTCATTTAAAGAATTTTCCGATAGATGGGGGATTGGTTGATGGGCCGATTATGACTTCTACATATAGAAATTTGATTGGTATCAAGTTAGTCAATGAAGATCCATATCAAGCTTTCCAGAGTAATCTGGTTGTTTATCATGATGATTACGGTGATTATAGTACGAATGAACCGACAATGGATGGGACTGCTTCGCTGATTTATCTGCTGGCTTCTCAGGAGCAAAAGGCACTGGAGGAGCCTCAAGGAAAAAAGTAGTTGTGGATGCTTATGGTGCGGTAGTTAGAGGCGATCGTTCGCTAAAACAAATAGCGCTTGTTTTCACTGGACATGATTTAGCAGAGGGGGGATTGAAAGTTCTCAAAACATTAAAAAATAAATCTGTAAAAGGGTCATTTTTTTTGACGGGAGATTTCTTAAGAGAACCAAAATTTCGTCCCCTAGTAATCGAAATAAAAAGAAATAATCATTATATTTCTGCTCATTCAGATAAACATTTGCTAGTGAGTGATTGGGGAGATCGAGCTGGTTTATTAGTGACAAAAGATTCGTTTGTACATGATTTGGAAGCGAATTTTAGGGAATTGGAAAAACTAGGTTTTCGAGTAAATGACAATAAATATTATATACCTTCATACGAATGGTATAACAAAGATATTGTCGCATGGAGTAAAGAGATGGGGTATATTCCTGTTAATTATACGCCAGGTTTGCGTACAGCTGCCGATTACACATATCCAGAAATGGGCAAAAAATATCTTTCATCAGCAGATATCGAAAAAGGAATTTGGAAAGAAAATGAAAAGGCAGATGGTTTAAATGGATTCATCATCCTAGTACATATGGGTACTGATGCGCGTAGGAAGGATAAATTTTATGATCATTTGGGTAAAATGATAGATCAATTAAAAACAGAAGGATATCAATTTGTTGATATTCGAACGTTGTTACAATAGAATTAAGGATAATTACACTATAGAATGATAAATACAACCGAAAAAGAATCGAATTACCAAGATTTAGAAAAAATGACTGTTTTGGAGTTGTTAACCAATATTAATAACGAAGATAGAACAGTTCCGATTGCTGTGGAGAAAGCTATTCCTCAAATAGAGGTACTTGTAAATGAATGTGTAGCTAAAATGAAAAATGGAGGTCGTGTTTTTTATATTGGTGCTGGTACTAGTGGACGATTAGGGATTTTGGATGCTTCAGAATGTCCTCCAACATACGGTGTTCCATTTGACTGGATTATCGGCCTAATTGCTGGGGGTGATGTAGCGATTCGAAAAGCGGTAGAATTCGCAGAAGATGATATGGAACAGGCGTGGAAAGATTTATCAGAGTATAGCATCAATGCGAAAGATGTTATTATTGGCATTGCGGCTTCGGGTACGACTCCATATGTCGTTGGTGGTCTAAAGGCGGCAAATGCTGCAGGGTTAGCAACAGGTTGTATTGTGTGTAATGGAGGCTCAGTGATTGCTGCGGAAGCTCAATTTCCAATAGAAGTAATTGTAGGGCCAGAGTTTGTTACTGGTTCTACACGTATGAAAGCAGGTACAGCTCAGAAATTAGTGTTAAACATGTTGAGTACCTCTATCATGATTCAATTAGGTCGTGTGAAAGGAAATAAAATGGTGGACATGCAATTGTCCAACCATAAGTTGGTGGCACGTGGTGTTCGTATTATTATGGATGAAACGAATGCAACAGAAGCAGAGGCAACAGATTTATTGGAGAAATTTGGTAATGTTCGCCAAGCTATTGAAACTTACCAAGAAACACATTAAACACATAACCTAATTATAAAACAAACTTATGTCACCAATAATTTTATTATCTTTTTTAATCATCTACTTTGCTGTTTTGCTT encodes the following:
- a CDS encoding polysaccharide deacetylase family protein — its product is MDAYGAVVRGDRSLKQIALVFTGHDLAEGGLKVLKTLKNKSVKGSFFLTGDFLREPKFRPLVIEIKRNNHYISAHSDKHLLVSDWGDRAGLLVTKDSFVHDLEANFRELEKLGFRVNDNKYYIPSYEWYNKDIVAWSKEMGYIPVNYTPGLRTAADYTYPEMGKKYLSSADIEKGIWKENEKADGLNGFIILVHMGTDARRKDKFYDHLGKMIDQLKTEGYQFVDIRTLLQ
- the murQ gene encoding N-acetylmuramic acid 6-phosphate etherase, whose translation is MINTTEKESNYQDLEKMTVLELLTNINNEDRTVPIAVEKAIPQIEVLVNECVAKMKNGGRVFYIGAGTSGRLGILDASECPPTYGVPFDWIIGLIAGGDVAIRKAVEFAEDDMEQAWKDLSEYSINAKDVIIGIAASGTTPYVVGGLKAANAAGLATGCIVCNGGSVIAAEAQFPIEVIVGPEFVTGSTRMKAGTAQKLVLNMLSTSIMIQLGRVKGNKMVDMQLSNHKLVARGVRIIMDETNATEAEATDLLEKFGNVRQAIETYQETH